Proteins encoded by one window of Vigna radiata var. radiata cultivar VC1973A chromosome 5, Vradiata_ver6, whole genome shotgun sequence:
- the LOC106761803 gene encoding uncharacterized protein LOC106761803: MASSPLNPKSHSHGRSNSLPSRSHPLILECNEHLDGLRASKATIFSSLVLCKNIRCLQDLIECVEKLTHLPLTQDVLLHEREENWVDEVLDGSLRLLDVCSAAKDALLHTKECTRELHSMIRRKRGGEVELAAEAKKFLTSRKVVKKAISKALANLNGTSKSCNISSTTTDKDHQTVSLITLLQDTEVATLSTFQTLLQFISGSTQAKSNSWLSISKLIQPKRVGCSQVADENEFAQVDAALHSFVFSKTSKFEETNXLQSHXEKMESCIQDFEEGLEFLFRRLIRIRVSLLNVLNH, translated from the coding sequence ATGGCATCCTCTCCCTTGAACCCAAAATCCCATTCTCATGGCCGCTCAAATAGCTTGCCCTCTAGATCACACCCTCTCATTCTAGAATGCAACGAGCACTTGGACGGCTTAAGGGCTTCCAAAGCAACCATCTTTTCCTCATTAGTTCTTTGCAAAAACATAAGATGCTTGCAAGATCTGATAGAGTGTGTTGAAAAATTGACCCATCTTCCCCTCACTCAAGATGTCCTTCTCCACGAGCGTGAAGAGAATTGGGTAGATGAGGTTTTGGATGGATCCTTAAGACTCTTAGATGTGTGTAGTGCCGCCAAAGATGCTTTACTGCACACAAAAGAATGCACGCGTGAGCTTCATTCCATGATAAGAAGGAAGAGAGGTGGTGAAGTGGAGTTGGCAGCAGAAGCTAAGAAATTCTTGACATCTAGAAAGGTGGTGAAAAAGGCCATCTCCAAAGCCTTGGCAAATTTGAACGGCACTTCAAAGAGTTGCAACATCTCATCCACCACAACAGACAAAGACCACCAAACAGTGTCTTTGATTACCTTATTACAAGACACGGAAGTGGCAACACTATCAACATTTCAGACACTGTTGCAATTTATCTCAGGGTCAACACAAGCAAAGTCAAACAGCTGGCTTTCAATTTCGAAGCTAATTCAGCCAAAGAGAGTGGGTTGCTCCCAAGTGGCAGATGAAAATGAATTTGCCCAAGTGGATGCAGCATTGCACTCCTTCGTATTTTCCAAGACATCCAAATTTGAAGAAACAAACANTCTACAAAGCCACTTNGAGAAAATGGAGTCCTGCATTCAAGACTTTGAAGAAGGACTCGAGTTTCTATTTAGGCGACTAATCAGAATAAGAGTATCCCTTCTTAATGTCCTTAACCACTAG
- the LOC106760998 gene encoding 40S ribosomal protein S25, which produces MAPKKDKAPPPSSKPAKSGGGKQKKKKWSKGKQKEKVNNMVLFDQGTYDKLLSEAPKYKLITPSILSDRLRINGSLARKAIRELMARGSIRMVSAHASQQIYTRATNT; this is translated from the exons ATG GCTCCAAAGAAGGACAAGGCTCCCCCACCTTCATCAAAGCCCGCCAAGTCTGGCGGTGGCAAGCAGAAGAAGAAG AAGTGGAGCAAGggaaagcaaaaggaaaaggtGAATAACATGGTGCTGTTTGATCAGGGTACCTATGACAAGCTCCTCTCCGAGGCACCAAAATACAAGCTTATTACTCCATCTATTCTCTCTGATCGTCTTAGG ATTAATGGATCACTTGCAAGGAAGGCTATACGGGAATTGATGGCTAGAGGTTCAATAAGGATGGTGTCTGCCCATGCAAGTCAGCAGATTTACACTAGAGCTACAAACACCTAG
- the LOC106761335 gene encoding uncharacterized protein LOC106761335, translated as MCVVLVLVSRLSINLPSTLRNSTEYFRNFMGSPRFVFFLGNVIIITLFAQSGHFSNQSSDKPSPEPDLYLEFLQNSTIKPKLKLIVHSNTRKAKGQQIDPTKTETSLEMVNKDYRRCQSDIVERVVENEKPPRVLQRCETEKVIGNVDSYPEDGMSNDDFRRKIEAFIARQQRLRKQE; from the coding sequence ATGTGCGTTGTTCTTGTCTTGGTTTCGAGGCTCTCCATCAACCTACCATCCACTCTCAGAAACTCAACCGAGTATTTCCGCAACTTCATGGGCAGTCCTCGTTTTGTGTTTTTCCTCGGAAACGTCATAATCATAACGTTGTTCGCCCAATCTGGTCACTTTTCAAATCAGTCGTCGGATAAACCATCCCCAGAACCCGATCTGTATCTCGAGTTTCTCCAAAACAGCACCATCAAACCGAAACTGAAACTGATCGTTCACAGCAACACTCGTAAAGCAAAGGGTCAACAAATTGATCCCACCAAAACAGAGACAAGTTTGGAGATGGTGAATAAGGATTACAGAAGATGTCAATCGGACATCGTAGAGCGCGTGGTGGAGAATGAGAAACCCCCGCGCGTGTTGCAGAGGTGTGAGACTGAGAAAGTGATTGGCAACGTTGATTCCTACCCTGAAGATGGGATGAGCAACGACGACTTTCGTCGGAAGATTGAGGCTTTCATTGCTCGGCAACAGAGGCTACGAAAGCAAGAATAA
- the LOC106761611 gene encoding uncharacterized protein LOC106761611 yields the protein MAASSLTHKFHNHARSNSLPSKPHPLILQCNEHLAKLGAYETVSSSLLGQNLTSLLDLHECIEKLVQLPLTQEALVQERQEKWVDDLLDGSLRLLDACTETKDALLHTKECTRELQSTIRRRRGGEVELTVEVKKFLTSRKVVRKAIFKALENLKGNANKSNLALTNKDYQTMALVTLLKDAEVITFSIFESLLNFFSGSAQPKRSSWALVSKLMQSKRVGYAQVADDNEFAKVDSALQLFALNMSTKSNDINDLQKKLATLGTCIQDLEEGLESLFRRLIKIRVALLNILNH from the coding sequence ATGGCAGCATCTTCATTGACCCATAAATTCCATAACCATGCTCGTTCTAATAGTTTACCCTCTAAACCACACCCTCTCATCCTTCAGTGCAATGAACACTTAGCAAAGTTAGGTGCCTATGAAACCGTATCTTCTTCATTGCTGGGGCAAAATCTAACTAGCCTTCTAGATTTGCATGAGTGCATTGAAAAGTTAGTTCAATTGCCCCTAACTCAAGAAGCACTTGTCCAGGAACGGCAAGAGAAATGGGTGGATGATCTCTTGGATGGATCTCTAAGGCTCCTTGATGCATGTACTGAAACCAAAGATGCCCTTCTGCACACCAAGGAGTGCACCCGTGAGCTGCAGTCAActataagaagaagaagaggaggtgaaGTTGAACTCACAGTGGAGGTTAAGAAATTCTTGACCTCAAGGAAGGTGGTGCGAAAGGCCATATTCAAAGCCTTGGAGAATTTGAAGGGTAATGCAAATAAAAGCAACCTTGCCCTCACTAACAAAGATTACCAAACCATGGCTTTGGTAACCTTGTTAAAGGACGCTGAAGTGATCACTTTTTCCATATTTGAGTCATTGCTGAATTTCTTTTCTGGATCAGCACAACCAAAACGAAGCAGCTGGGCTTTAGTTTCAAAGCTAATGCAAAGCAAAAGGGTAGGATATGCACAAGTAGCAGATGATAACGAGTTTGCAAAAGTGGATTCTGCATTGCAGTTATTTGCATTAAACATGTCAACCAAGTCCAACGATATTAATGATCTGCAGAAGAAGCTTGCGACTTTGGGAACCTGTATACAGGATCTTGAAGAAGGACTCGAATCTCTGTTTAGGCGTTTGATTAAAATCAGAGTTGCCCTTCTCAACATTCTTAATCACTAG